A single Nerophis ophidion isolate RoL-2023_Sa linkage group LG26, RoL_Noph_v1.0, whole genome shotgun sequence DNA region contains:
- the s1pr1 gene encoding sphingosine 1-phosphate receptor 1 → MADPAHSDLIARHYNYTGKFRKSDGGSGLKADSVVFIVVCCLIVLENLLVLATIWRTKKFHKPMFYFIGNLALSDLLAGVVYTANILLSGANTYKLTPTQWFLREGSMFVALAASVFSLLAIAVERHLTMLKMKLHNSGSASRVFPLISAVWMVAALLGGLPLMGWNCIGQLGHCSTVLPLYHKTYILFCTTVFSVILMAIVALYARIYALVRARSRQLVFRKAPNGGRSSEKSMALLRTVMVVLSCFIACWAPLFVLLLLDAACHTLHCSILYKAEWFLALAVLNSATNPLIYTLTSNEMRRAFLETLLCGSARIRAAASYVGAEFSRSKSDNSSHPNKEEVEYTRRGTRAAEVASSSS, encoded by the coding sequence ATGGCTGACCCCGCCCACTCCGACCTCATCGCCAGGCACTACAACTACACGGGAAAGTTCCGCAAGTCGGACGGGGGCTCGGGCCTGAAGGCCGACTCGGTGGTCTTCATCGTGGTCTGCTGCCTGATCGTGCTGGAGAACCTCCTGGTCCTGGCCACCATCTGGAGGACCAAGAAGTTCCACAAGCCCATGTTCTACTTCATCGGGAACCTGGCGCTGTCCGACCTGCTGGCGGGCGTGGTCTACACGGCCAACATCCTGCTGTCGGGCGCCAACACCTACAAGCTGACGCCCACGCAGTGGTTCCTGCGCGAGGGCTCCATGTTCGTGGCGCTGGCGGCGTCCGTCTTCAGCCTGCTGGCCATCGCCGTGGAGCGCCACCTGACCATGCTGAAGATGAAGCTGCACAACAGCGGCAGCGCCAGCCGCGTCTTCCCGCTCATCAGCGCCGTGTGGATGGTGGCGGCGCTCCTGGGCGGCCTGCCGCTGATGGGCTGGAACTGCATCGGCCAGCTGGGCCActgctccaccgtgctgccgcTCTACCACAAGACCTACATCCTCTTCTGCACCACCGTCTTCAGCGTCATCCTCATGGCCATCGTGGCGCTCTACGCCCGCATCTACGCGCTGGTGCGCGCCCGCAGCCGCCAGCTGGTCTTCCGCAAGGCGCCCAACGGCGGCAGGAGCTCGGAGAAGTCCATGGCGCTGCTGCGGACCGTCATGGTGGTGCTGAGCTGCTTCATCGCCTGCTGGGCGCCGCTCTTCGTCCTGCTGCTGCTGGACGCCGCCTGCCACACACTCCACTGCTCCATCCTCTACAAGGCCGAGTGGTTCCTGGCGCTCGCCGTCCTCAACTCTGCCACCAACCCGCTCATCTACACGCTGACCAGCAACGAGATGCGCCGCGCCTTCCTGGAGACGCTGCTCTGCGGCTCCGCCCGCATCCGCGCCGCCGCCAGCTACGTCGGGGCGGAGTTCAGCCGCAGCAAGTCGGATAACTCCTCCCACCCCAACAAGGAGGAGGTGGAGTACACCCGGAGGGGGACGAGGGCGGCCGAGGTCGCCTCTTCCTCATCCTAG